A stretch of the Corylus avellana chromosome ca6, CavTom2PMs-1.0 genome encodes the following:
- the LOC132185149 gene encoding zinc finger BED domain-containing protein RICESLEEPER 2-like, translating to MDNTFQLNDVDMGDDSPTADPTPGSGVSASTECTPDEHVNLVSPAVVVSRDGIGLSEIGDIIDSVRQGIKYIAASKRRLIAFSDIAKRLDLGSNKLVLDVPTRWNSTYLMLKIAISGKKVENVNQVLAVFNDVTNVVSGSDYPTSNLFLPEVWRMKEIVDIKVGDRNEYMRLMSAKMSDKFDKYWGESNMVMVLAAVLDPRYKMKLIRFCFPIIYPLDTKGDNIKAVLSTLKELFEVYVAAHNASIIQQQVAAEVSAATTSIASVTEEVSGGRSRFRQHVRSNDIIRPIKTDLDVYLEEDVFISDSENGEDSDANFDALGWWKSNALK from the exons ATGGACAATACATTTCAACTCAATGATGTTGATATGGGTGATGATTCACCCACTGCCGACCCTACTCCTGGATCTGGTGTGTCTGCTAGCACTGAATGCACACCAGATGAACATGTTAATCTGGTTTCTCCTGCTGTTGTTGTATCTAGGGATGGGATTG GGCTTTCAGAAATAGGGGACATAATAGATTCTGTTAGGCAGGGGATTAAATATATAGCGGCTTCTAAGAGGCGGTTGATTGCATTTAGTGATATAGCAAAGCGTTTGGACTTGGGTTCTAATAAACTTGTTTTAGATGTTCCTACCCGATGGAATAGCACCTACTTGATGTTGAAGATTGCAATTAG TGGGAAAAAGGTTGAGAATGTGAACCAAGTTTTAGCTGTTTTCAATGATGTGACCAATGTTGTCTCTGGAAGTGACTACCCTACATCCAATTTGTTTCTACCTGAGGTGtggagaatgaaagaaattgtgGATATTAAGGTTGGGGATAGGAATGAATATATGAGATTAATGTCAGCTAAGATGAGtgataaatttgataagtattggggtgaATCTAATATGGTGATGGTCTTAGCTGCTGTGTTGGATCCTagatacaaaatgaagttgattAGGTTCTGTTTTCCTATCATTTATCCACTTGATACGAAAGGTGATAACATAAAGGCTGTGTTGAGTACTTTGAAAGAGTTGTTTGAGGTTTATGTTGCTGCCCATAATGCATCTATCATTCAACAACAAGTAGCTGCTGAAGTCAGTGCTGCTACTACTTCAATTGCCTCTGTTACAGAGGAAGTTTCTGGTGGCAGATCACGTTTTAGGCAACATGTTAGAAGCAATGACATCATCCGGCCCATAAAAACAGATTTGGATGTATATCTTGAAGAAGATGTATTCATTTCTGATAGTGAGAATGGTGAAGATAGTGATGCAAACTTTGACGCTTTGGGATGGTGGAAATCCAATGCCTTAAAGTAA